From Xylocopilactobacillus apis, a single genomic window includes:
- a CDS encoding WxL domain-containing protein, which yields MNFNKKALLATAGVVAGVLAPAAAVFAADGYDTNGNAGSGITLPVYTSGESNAASGTAKAYSVASVYIKTGFLQLNAVPNFHFMPSFAGGTSNLLDNDKGEYAGTQYIDGVPKPGQPATGLLQVADSRTSGSGTAKAGLNGWKLSLSLGAFQHKQGSGTVPTGWALTVNRSVGAQNAVANNIQNFAPMAGVTNNLPTPTGADTTSPAKTFTSGGSDTDFWTANEHQGVGVTSAMFNTPTSAKLEIPEGVTDGGYYAPLTWTLTAGV from the coding sequence ATGAATTTTAATAAAAAAGCTCTTTTAGCTACTGCTGGCGTTGTTGCTGGCGTATTGGCACCTGCTGCAGCAGTTTTCGCTGCTGATGGTTATGACACTAATGGTAACGCAGGTTCAGGTATTACATTACCTGTTTACACTTCTGGTGAATCAAATGCTGCTTCAGGAACAGCAAAAGCTTATTCTGTAGCATCAGTTTACATCAAGACTGGTTTCTTGCAGTTAAATGCAGTTCCTAATTTCCACTTCATGCCTAGTTTTGCTGGTGGAACTTCAAACTTATTGGATAATGACAAAGGTGAATATGCTGGAACTCAGTATATTGATGGTGTTCCAAAGCCTGGTCAGCCAGCTACTGGTTTACTTCAAGTTGCAGATTCACGTACTTCTGGTAGTGGTACTGCAAAAGCTGGTTTGAATGGTTGGAAATTGTCACTCTCATTGGGTGCTTTCCAACATAAACAAGGTAGTGGTACTGTACCTACTGGCTGGGCTTTAACAGTAAACCGTAGCGTTGGTGCACAGAATGCTGTTGCTAACAATATTCAGAACTTTGCTCCAATGGCTGGTGTTACTAATAACTTGCCTACACCTACTGGTGCAGACACAACATCTCCTGCAAAAACATTTACTTCAGGTGGTTCTGATACTGATTTCTGGACTGCTAATGAGCATCAAGGTGTTGGTGTTACTAGTGCAATGTTTAACACTCCAACTTCAGCTAAATTAGAAATTCCAGAAGGAGTTACAGATGGTGGTTACTATGCACCTCTTACCTGGACATTAACTGCTGGTGTTTAG
- a CDS encoding LPXTG cell wall anchor domain-containing protein gives MIFTKKASIRMRKIIVAGTLVFGLTVFTVSKSSFAKSLLDGDQATTSDTSSYKVTNKDSALLVKVDNTKHYEKPKTDEVPKTPTDGGIQVKNASYGNLPQTSDDVSGVLPIIGATMIVGSFGLLVTKKKYNLL, from the coding sequence ATGATTTTTACTAAGAAAGCATCCATTAGAATGCGGAAGATCATTGTTGCTGGTACCCTGGTTTTTGGTTTAACTGTCTTCACCGTTTCAAAGAGTAGTTTTGCAAAATCACTTTTAGACGGTGATCAGGCGACAACATCTGACACGAGCAGCTATAAAGTTACGAATAAAGACTCTGCACTTTTAGTAAAGGTCGATAATACGAAACATTATGAGAAGCCGAAGACAGATGAAGTTCCAAAGACACCAACAGATGGAGGAATTCAGGTAAAGAACGCTAGTTATGGTAATTTACCACAGACCTCTGATGATGTCAGTGGAGTTTTGCCGATTATAGGAGCAACCATGATCGTCGGATCTTTTGGTTTGTTGGTCACTAAGAAGAAATACAATCTTCTGTAG